The following proteins are encoded in a genomic region of Rattus rattus isolate New Zealand chromosome 2, Rrattus_CSIRO_v1, whole genome shotgun sequence:
- the Klk5 gene encoding kallikrein-5 — MARAGHPWKWAMATLIATLVLGVSELALADDVASCDNSSGTKPSGTNRDLNTDSNSGEDTRSDSSSRIVNGSDCPKDTQPWQGALLLGPNKLYCGAVLISPQWLLTAAHCRKPVFRIRLGHHSMSPVYESGQQMFQGIKSIPHPGYSHPGHSNDLMLIKMNRRIRASHSVKPVEIASDCPKEGTRCMVSGWGTTSSSHNKFPKVLQCLDITVLSEERCKNSYPGQIDKTMFCAGDEAGRDSCQGDSGGPVICNGKLQGLVSWGDFPCAQPNRPGVYTNLCEFVPWIKDTIHSN, encoded by the exons ATGGCGAGGGCAGGACACCCCTGGAAATGGGCAATGGCTACCCTGATCGCAACCCTGGTTCTGGGGGTCTCAG AGCTTGCTCTTGCTGATGATGTTGCCTCTTGTGACAACTCCTCTGGCACCAAACCCTCTGGGACCAACAGAGACCTCAACACGGATTCCAACTCAGGGGAGGACACCCGTTCAGACAGCAGCTCTCGGATTGTGAATGGGTCAGATTGCCCAAAGGACACACAGCCATGGCAAGGTGCCCTGCTTCTGGGGCCCAACAAGCTGTACTGTGGGGCCGTTCTGATCAGCCCACAGTGGCTGCTCACCGCAGCGCACTGCAGAAAGCC AGTGTTCAGAATCCGTCTGGGCCACCACTCCATGTCACCTGTCTACGAGTCTGGGCAGCAGATGTTCCAGGGAATCAAATCCATCCCCCACCCAGGTTACTCCCACCCTGGCCACTCCAATGACCTCATGCTCATCAAAATGAACAGAAGAATTCGTGCCTCTCACTCAGTGAAGCCCGTGGAAATTGCTTCTGACTGTCCCAAAGAGGGGACCAGGTGCATGGTATCTGGATGGGGGACAACAAGCAGCAGCCACA ATAAATTTCCCAAAGTCCTTCAATGCCTGGATATTACTGTGCTCAGCGAGGAGAGGTGTAAAAACTCCTACCCGGGACAGATAGACAAGACCATGTTCTGTGCTGGCGATGAAGCAGGCAGGGACTCCTGCCAG GGTGATTCTGGAGGACCCGTGATCTGCAATGGCAAGCTACAGGGCCTTGTGTCCTGGGGTGATTTCCCCTGTGCTCAGCCCAACAGACCAGGTGTCTACACCAACCTGTGTGAGTTCGTTCCTTGGATTAAGGACACCATTCACTCCAACTAA